One Ricinus communis isolate WT05 ecotype wild-type chromosome 7, ASM1957865v1, whole genome shotgun sequence genomic region harbors:
- the LOC8273510 gene encoding L-type lectin-domain containing receptor kinase S.1 → MINMIVLPVSLLILATRSLAIDVLFNSFHSDDLIISGDARVDSSVIKLSSNTNQYSLGRAFYPYPVSYKRNVTVSTSFVFSILPERTTNPGFGFAFIYSNSTAPVDARQAPLLFIKFDIGLNPEFGNTIHNHIGINYNSPVSFVTHVAGYYNSSTGAFVPVELRSGKNVQAWIEFDGKNLRINVTIAPVGVPKPSKPLISTSDPSRADFGSEAMFMGFSTSKTTWNEGQTILAWSLSDEGFAREINTSNLPVLRTDRSSGLSSLSTNIKATIIAASILVPAVLISAICWFWIKKRKDNRYEDDTIQEWELEYWPHRFSFQELNEATKGFSKSMLLGSGGFGKVYRGTLPTNVEIAVKCVNQDSRQGLREFMAEISSIGRLQHKNLIHMRGWCKKGQELMLVYDFMLNGSLSSWIFGKSENHLDWKMRRRVLMDVAEALSYLHHGWHQLVLHRDIKSSNILLDSNMRARVGDFGLAKLNKHGQAANTTRVVGTIGYMAPELVRLGPSAASDVYGFGVVILEVVCGRRPMEGEKTLIEWVQELHEQGRLCDSVDRRIVADEYEVSDIEMVLNLGLACCDVDPQLRPTMKEVTEILIKTDTLPSSEYLIDEVESRFTSSSNADGSVITKASFISDPSPRT, encoded by the coding sequence ATGATCAACATGATCGTACTACCAGTCTCCTTGCTCATCTTGGCCACCAGATCCCTTGCAATAGATGTTCTCTTCAATTCTTTTCATTCTGATGATCTGATCATCTCTGGAGATGCAAGAGTCGATTCATCTGTTATTAAATTGTCAAGCAATACTAATCAATATTCCTTGGGAAGAGCATTTTATCCATACCCTGTCTCTTACAAAAGAAATGTAACTGTTTCAACTTCTTTTGTGTTTTCCATTCTTCCAGAGAGAACCACCAATCCAGGATTTGGTTTCGCTTTTATATATTCCAACTCCACAGCACCAGTTGATGCTCGTCAGGCTCCTCTCTTGTTCATTAAATTCGATATTGGACTAAACCCTGAATTTGGGAATACCATTCATAACCATATTGGTATCAACTACAATAGCCCTGTGTCGTTTGTAACTCATGTTGCAGGATACTACAATTCCAGCACCGGAGCGTTCGTGCCTGTTGAGCTGCGAAGTGGTAAGAATGTCCAAGCCTGGATAGAATTTGATGGCAAGAATCTTAGGATTAATGTCACTATTGCTCCAGTGGGTGTGCCTAAACCATCTAAGCCTCTTATCAGCACCTCTGATCCGAGCAGAGCTGATTTTGGATCAGAGGCCATGTTTATGGGGTTTTCTACATCCAAAACAACTTGGAATGAAGGACAAACTATTTTAGCTTGGAGTTTGAGTGACGAAGGATTTGCAAGAGAGATAAATACTTCAAATTTGCCAGTTCTGAGGACCGATCGCTCCTCAGGATTGTCCTCTCTTTCAACTAACATCAAAGCCACCATAATCGCTGCTTCTATTCTCGTTCCAGCTGTTTTAATATCTGCAATATGTTGGTTTTggatcaagaagaggaaagaTAACAGATATGAGGATGACACAATTCAAGAATGGGAACTTGAATACTGGCCACATCGGTTTTCATTCCAAGAACTCAATGAAGCCACAAAAGGATTCTCAAAATCTATGCTGCTTGGATCTGGAGGATTTGGTAAAGTGTATAGAGGTACACTCCCAACCAACGTAGAAATTGCAGTTAAATGTGTAAACCAAGACTCGAGACAAGGGCTAAGAGAATTCATGGCAGAAATCTCAAGCATTGGCAGGCTACAACACAAGAACTTGATACACATGAGAGGGTGGTGTAAGAAAGGCCAAGAGTTGATGTTAGTCTATGACTTTATGCTCAATGGCAGCCTCTCTAGCTGGATCTTTGGCAAGTCTGAGAATCATTTAGATTGGAAAATGCGGCGAAGAGTGCTCATGGATGTGGCTGAAGCCCTAAGTTACTTGCATCATGGCTGGCATCAGTTGGTACTCCACCGTGACATCAAGTCGAGCAACATATTACTGGACTCAAATATGCGGGCAAGAGTGGGTGATTTCGGGCTGGCAAAACTTAACAAGCACGGACAAGCTGCAAACACTACAAGGGTGGTAGGTACAATCGGCTACATGGCGCCAGAGCTAGTCAGACTGGGGCCAAGTGCAGCCAGCGATGTTTACGGTTTTGGAGTTGTGATACTGGAGGTGGTGTGTGGGCGTAGGCCTATGGAAGGCGAAAAGACGCTGATCGAATGGGTGCAAGAGCTGCATGAGCAGGGCAGGCTGTGTGACAGTGTAGATAGGAGGATTGTCGCCGACGAGTATGAAGTGAGCGACATAGAAATGGTGTTGAACTTGGGATTGGCATGTTGTGATGTTGATCCTCAGCTGCGGCCAACTATGAAGGAGGTTACTGAGATATTGATCAAGACAGATACTTTGCCTTCTTCAGAATATTTGATTGATGAAGTAGAGTCAAGATTTACTAGCAGTAGCAATGCCGATGGGTCAGTAATCACAAAAGCATCATTCATTTCTGATCCGAGTCCTAGAACATGA
- the LOC107262122 gene encoding uncharacterized protein LOC107262122, which produces MAGPSLDTITNRHHAKPPSPSSSATTTIKFLCSYGGKIIPRYPDGKLRYQGGDTRVLAVDRSIAFSELLMKLGELCGTKVSVVRCQLPKEDLDALVSITCDEDLANLIEEYNRAANQKIRAFLSISKKISSSLSSSSSSSSSSSSSSSSASNSYAATSSSTPRCYHQMSKPVPYPVKQKIIHHHPNPHYGYYGNPSHAYMVHNGNHWQ; this is translated from the exons ATGGCCGGACCTTCTCTTGACACCATCACTAATCGTCACCACGCTAAGCCACCCTCCCCCTCTTCCTCCGCCACCACAACAATCAAGTTCCTCTGTAGCTACGGCGGCAAGATCATTCCCCGTTATCCTGACGGAAAGCTCCGTTATCAAGGTGGTGACACACGCGTTCTGGCCGTTGACCGGTCCATTGCCTTCTCTG AGCTGTTAATGAAGCTTGGAGAGTTATGTGGAACCAAAGTGAGTGTTGTACGTTGTCAATTGCCAAAAGAAGATCTAGATGCTCTAGTATCAATCACCTGTGATGAAGATCTAGCTAATTTAATCGAGGAATACAATCGAGCTGCCAATCAAAAGATCAGAGCCTTCCTTTCCATCTCTAAAAAAATAtcctcttctctttcttcttcttcatcatcatcatcatcttcctcATCATCGTCATCATCAGCTTCTAATAGCTATGCAGCTACTTCGTCATCAACACCGAGATGTTACCATCAGATGTCGAAGCCCGTACCTTATCCTGTGAAGCAGAAGATTATTCATCACCATCCTAATCCTCATTACGGTTATTATGGAAACCCTAGCCATGCCTACATGGTTCACAACGGGAATCATTGGCAATAA
- the LOC8283449 gene encoding plant intracellular Ras-group-related LRR protein 3, with translation MDQEFPILSYLLSQLDPNSHPPLPQVIYQNLITQFPQLNNPKVISSLTQSIPSTIIQSLFLLKALGPRPDPDAVSTARIKIQELGETGKEVEIYKAVVRMEEMHNEYERQLREVEERLSGVYKNVVGEFEDVKVNEEVVSILKQVESGSVVERVDLSGRQLKLLPEAFGKLHGLVLLNLSRNQLEVLPDSIAGLQKLEELDVSSNLLLSLPDSIGLLRTLKVLNVSGNKLNYLPESIALCSSLVELDASFNNLVSLPTNIGYGLTNLERLSIQLNKIHILPPSICEMKSLRYLDVHFNELHGLPYAIGRLTNLEVLDLSSNFSDLTELPETVGDLANLRELNLSNNQIRALPDTFGRLENLANLILDENPLVIPPKEIVNKGVQAVREFMQKRWLDMIAEEQQRRMLEVNQQQSQTGWLAWGNSLLNNFVSGVSQSVSGYIGGTKPPQDPYLDQQL, from the exons ATGGATCAAGAATTTCCAATCCTCTCCTATCTTTTGTCTCAACTTGATCCCAACTCTCACCCACCACTTCCTCAAGTAATTTATCAGAATCTGATAACCCAGTTCCCTCAGTTAAACAACCCAAAAGTCATTTCGTCGCTAACCCAATCCATCCCTTCAACTATCATCCAATCCCTCTTCCTTCTCAAAGCACTCGGTCCTAGACCTGACCCAGATGCTGTTTCCACTGCAAGAATCAAGATTCAAGAATTGGGTGAAACTGGAAAGGAGGTGGAGATATACAAGGCAGTGGTGAGAATGGAAGAGATGCATAATGAGTATGAAAGGCAGTTGAGGGAAGTCGAGGAAAGACTTTCTGGGGTTTATAAGAATGTTGTTGGTGAGTTTGAGGATGTTAAAGTGAATGAAGAGGTTGTTTCTATATTGAAACAAGTGGAGAGTGGTTCTGTTGTTGAAAGAGTTGATCTTTCTGGTAGACAGTTGAAGTTATTGCCTGAGGCGTTTGGGAAGCTTCATGGATTGGTTTTACTTAATCTTTCTCGTAATCAACTTGAG GTCCTTCCAGATTCAATTGCAGGGCTTCAGAAACTTGAGGAGCTTGATGTTTCTTCCAATCTTTTACTGTCACTGCCTGACTCTATTGGATTGTTGCGGACTCTTAAGGTCCTAAATGTATCGGGGAACAAGTTGAACTATCTCCCTGAGAGCATTGCCCTTTGCAG TTCACTGGTGGAGTTGGATGCAAGCTTTAACAACTTAGTGTCTTTGCCGACAAATATTGGGTATGGGCTGACAAATCTTGAAAGGCTTTCAATTCAGCTGAATAAGATTCATATCCTTCCACCATCTATTTGTGAAATGAAGTCTTTGAGGTATTTGGATGTTCATTTCAATGAGCTTCATGGCCTGCCATATGCAATTGGGAGATTGACAAATCTTGAGGTCCTGGATTTGAGCAGTAATTTTAGTGACCTAACTGAGCTTCCTGAAACTGTTGGTGATCTAGCTAACCTGAGGGAGCTCAATCTGAGCAACAACCAAATTCGAGCTCTTCCAGACACGTTTGGTAGGCTTGAAAATTTGGCCAATCTTATCTTGGATGAAAATCCACTAGTAATTCCTCCAAAGGAAATAGTGAACAAGGGTGTTCAAGCTGTCAGGGAGTTCATGCAGAAGAGGTGGCTGGATATGATAGCTGAAGAACAACAGAGGAGAATGCTCGAGGTAAATCAGCAACAATCTCAGACTGGATGGCTGGCATGGGGCAATTCCTTGTTGAATAACTTTGTTTCTGGGGTTTCTCAAAGTGTTTCAGGATATATAGGAGGCACAAAGCCTCCCCAGGATCCATATCTGGATCAGCAGCTGTGA